Genomic segment of Coffea arabica cultivar ET-39 chromosome 1e, Coffea Arabica ET-39 HiFi, whole genome shotgun sequence:
TAAAATGAAGGAATCAGtcgaatatttttttttcacataggCAAGCCAATATAATCTACCAACTGGCATCAACAATTGCCAAGTAAAGCATCTAAAACTCTTTTAGCAGACGACTGAGGAGTTTAATTACCAACCCCTGCTATTTCAATCCCAGAAATTTAGACAAGAAGTACTCTAGGCTTGCTTTTCCCTGTAAGCTCAGTTGGGTTACCCTCAAATAAAAGTATGGAATCGGTTAAGTTAAAAACTTAGAATAGATGCAggcttgctgcatttttctttttccttttcgtcTTAAAATATAACTTCTTGTTGGTAATTTACTGCACACATGGTTATTAGAAGAGATAATTTCTCAACGTAAACGTGATAAATTTCTCTACCAGGCACCCAATTGCAAATCGCATATATGAAAAAGTTTTGAAAACATGGATTGGTGGAAATTTACATATAGTTACCCTATATATATTTAGTAACACAGCTAACGTAAACTCATAAATTACTAATTCAAAGTGTATAACTTTCACCGATGCTCAAACTCTATGTATTCTATTTTTTAGATAGACaatatgatactaatattttttgaattaattttttatatattaataatatacgttaaatgaatgataattatgtaaaatttgaattaaaaatttaacttttacatATGTATTACGGATTTCAACAAAGTGATCGCGTATGtactataaatatatatttatagagGTGATGTGATATGTAGAATATTACAGaaacaaattattaattttacGATATTTTGACAGAATATTTATGCGACATAACATGTAATATGTCACATACGAGGGTTCATGATGCCTTTCCTGACTCTACTGCTATCCAACAACCACAGCCACAACTCTCCCTGGCCAAGCAAAGGAATTTTCACTAGTCCCACATACGTcacatccacttcaattcaTTGTATTATAGTATCACAATCATAGTCCTAGCTAGTCTAGTTGTCAACATCTACGACAGGCAGCTGACAATATCTCATTTAAAACGTGCAAAACATGTTTCCAAATTGTGCACCTAATGCTTCGTTGTACATCCAATCCCAACAACACTATGAAAGGAACTCGACGTGTTCTCTACTGTTTCCCgacatcgagacgtggaaattCATCTTGATTTTTCTCCCCATTGGTTTATCTTTCCCATTGGAAAAAAAGATGCACACGGGATGGCTGTCTGTGGACTTTGTGTAGAACGGGTGTCAAAGTTGGAAAAAGATGGTGCAACATCAATCCTGATTTGTAAAGGTATAAACCCTATTCAAGAtatgaaaatatatttttatttttttatgtaaGATGTGAAAATATGACTTCTATCCCTAAATTCATAGTCTATTTTTTGAGTAGTAAACTGGTTTCTTCATTATAGTCTATGCCATGCAAATAAATGCGGGAGTTGATTCTTCGTTGTACCGTTAATTTTGTACTTCGAGTTTTGCACTCTAAACTTTACACACACGTCCATTAGGCATCATTAGGCAACAGTCTagctttatttttgtttcttctgaTGTAACATACGTACAGGTAAATGAGTGATCTCTGCAATAACTTAACAttgggtaattttttttttttttttttttgcttgctaGAGATTGGAATGTATTACCAACTTCCATCTGACAACTAAATAGTTATATGTTTTTAGGTAAATATTTCTCAAGCGTTACCAAAAAAGCGGTGCCACACATTTACAAGGGCTGCTggcatcatctttttttttttttttttttttgggtaaaatacaCTTTACACCCCTGTGGTCTAGTAATTTTTCACATAGCTCTcttatagtttaaaaaattatatataatcctCTCATAGTTTGAATTAAAATCAAAGTGACTGAAATAATCATTTGTAACGAAACAcataaaaatgtcgaaattacccttgtttaaaaattgaaatgatTGAATTGACCAAatgatataaatataatatgcatGATACTCTAATACtgtataattttatattttactatataacTTCCTTATGATTTAGTACTTTACtataacccccttatagttttcaaaatatatacataaccctccgtagttaataaataatttttaactttatattagaatacttttgatattttagttgaCTCCATTATAGAATgcaaattgcatcattttgacactttaatccaaatcatgaggagattatgtataacttttgaaatcataggggAGTTATGTGAAAAAGCATTAAACTACAGAGGGGTAGAGTGTATtttatactctttttttttaaaatgtctTTCCTTTCAAGCACGTAGTGCAAAAACGCATTATAACTCAATTAAGTGACCCCCTCAGGAATCTCATTTGTTTACGTATCAGCTCTTCTTGTTAGTATTAGTTGCAATGGTCCCCagaaatcttttggtgtgaagGTAATCTCGTTTATAATTATCAATTGAGATGGTCCAGGAAACACTGGCTTGTACGAATCTGATCACACGAGACTGCATCGTCTGTTAACGTGTCATTTTTCCACTCCAGTAATAGAAAATGAGGACTCATACCCCAAATCGTGTTGATGGAGAACCCTTTTGCTGACACAGTCCAAAGATGAAATAAGTATGTCATCTCGTTCATTTAAACATAAACGTTGTTCCAACAGGTGTTgtatgtttcaaaatttaatgcAAACGCAGAGTTACAGATTAGCAGCATTTTCCGTGAGCGAAACTCATCATAACATGTTTCTTTTGTCAAGAACCCAAGAAAAGTTTTTTGGGCATGACATCTCATGAAAACCCAAGATTTTTTATAGACATCTCATGAAACGTTCAAAGCTCCAACACCACAAGCTAAGATTGAATTACACCACCAAACATGATATTGCCATATTTTGCGCGTGTGAAGAAACCTTGCTAAAATGCTACCCACCAATTTTTGATTGCGGAGAACAGGCAACTGGACAGGATGATTCGAAAATAGCAATGGCTTAATTTGATGAAGTTACTGAGCATTGGAAACAGATTATATCGCTTACCCCATATGCATGAATGAAGCCATTTGCCTCACATGCCCATTTCTAAGTTGTTTTTCAGACTAAAAGTTTTCTAGACAATCCGAGAAATCTGCCTGTGGAGGGGAAATTTAAAGGAGAATTACGTCTCGGGTTAATATGAATTACACGCATCTAAGAGAGCTCTATTGATTTGATTTCTAGATAAAAGAGAATTCTACCAACtaattctttttaaaaaattgatcaCCATGACAAGTACGTTTAGATGGTGGTGTGGGACTTTGAAAAGAacgggaaaaaaaattttattatgcttttttctcaattttattAAGGTTAATGATGTAACATCTATGGACAATActggtttttaaaaaaaagaggtaCAATAACATGGtataattatttattaagaGTGGTAAGTAGACGCCCGCTTTGGTTTTGATGTATATGAAGGACTAAATCATCAGAAATAATGTGCAAATTTGCATGACTGATACTATTGTTTTGTGGTTGCTAGTTTGGTATCATCTTGGTGCTTACGACTAGATCTAAAAAGCAATTACATTTAAGAATGTGAGGCAACTTTTGGGAGGGGAAGTTTACGTGGTTGATGGCTCTCCACGATTATCTATGAAAAGTATTGTTATCACAAGAATCAGGCTACTCCTCTTGCTTTTCAAACCTAGCATATGAAATTTGgagaaaaaaaggggaaaacatGCAAAATATGGTTTTGAACGTTTCTCCATCCTCCTTATCATCTAGAAAGAGAGTTGATAAAATTTACCAAAAGTTTGCTATGTGGGATCCTTACATCTATTTTATACATCATGTCAATACTGTATTTTATACATCATGGTCAATTCTATACGTAGTTCGAGAAAATCAAACTTTAAATGCAACTTAATTACTTGCAAAAGAAAGTCTTTGCACATATTCTTGCCGATCAAAGTTTATCGATGATTTGTAACAACAAGCTTCTTCATTTGGAagtaattggtttttttttttttttacttctcaaatcatgacaaatattttggaatggattaaaattaaaaaaaaagtacgaTGACAAATAAGATGGATGGGAAGGAGTATAAACAGCAAGTCTTGGTACCGGTTTATGCTTTGGTTTCATTGTTCCATCAGAATATGTAGATGAATAACATTGTCGTATAAATGTACGTAGGGGTTGGGTATTTCACACTGGATATTTGTTCAAAAGTGTAAGAGATTAAAACCatatttgataatccaattcaatatttaaatttaatgaatttatatCTTGATATACTCAGAcacgtttgataaccaaaataaaaacatttaaattcattaaatGGTATTGAATTTACTAGGtaaaatttgctccaaaaaattaatgttaagttatttacttattatttaaCGTGATATATAcacaaatgtatcaaatttagtatttaacaattcactaatttaatggattcagattttagattttaattttatcaaatgcaccttaAGAGTTAATCCCATCAGAAATctcatcaagaaaaaaaaagaatctcatcagaaataaagaaaaggtaagACTTAGACAACGGTTAACTATTTTTGCCTTTTCTAGATCTCAAACCAAATGGCGGTTTTGACTAGCGTCAATCCCTTCCATATGTCCCCCTGCATTGTATCAAAGAATGATACGCTTTCGaacatgcatttcatgctaaGAATAGACCCACCAATTAGTACTGTATAATCTGCTGCAGATCcatgttttgaccaaatgcATTATGAAATGGGGGCTGAGATGTTAATCAGTATTTAGCTTTGAAGTTCAGTTCTTGACCTGATAAACGTACCTAGATTCTTCGTTTAAGAAACTTTCAATGTTTGAAGTTCTCCGCCAAATGCGAATTTTTCCACAGCATAATTAAGATTCAGCAAAGAGCTAGAAGGAGTCAAAACCGAAAAGTACCGCTTTCTTTGCGTTTGATCAACACATCATTATAATGTGAGACGTGCGCAGTCAATCATTTCACATCCCTACCTTGATAGCATTTGTCGCAAACTTTGATTAATTAGGGCAAACGTAAAAAAGAGTTCCTTTCATATTTACAAGAATTGACAAATTCATCATGGGCATGCACGTTGTCCCCACTTCAagtttacattttctttttctaagtAGTAACATACatgcatagttattaaacttgCCCTGGAAAGGAACCCAACAGAAGGATCGAATTAATGGATCATTGGTTCAACCAATAGGTTACTGGTTTAACCGATGTgtattaatttaatatttataaatataaataataattttaatatACATAACTatctaataaaatatttttagatAGTAATTATTGTACTTAGAAAGATATATAATGAATATATAGATATTAATAGAATATTTAATTTCATTTATCATACTtttacataaataaataatatagtcaaatataaaataaaattgtgtcacttgttttaaaaaaaaatatagcattatgttttcactattttatttttaaaataaaataattttctaacGACTCAAATATTTTTAGTTTGAAAGTTAAAAGGATtaattgtataataaaaaagtaaacaagtttttttaaaaaaattttagttatcaaacaaaacaaaacaagtggTAAAGTCTTATATATATTTAGATGGAGATCCAATGTATACATTTTGTCAAAAGTGTATAtacattttgtttcaaaaaataaagacccacaattgaaaaaaaaaattaggatcAATTGGAAAACTCGGCGGATTCCAGTTGAACTAACGGGTCAAATGGATTTAATCAGGTCTATATCTTATATGGTCAAACTAAATACCCGACTTGACCTAATGGCCAGGTCATCATCGGTTCGACTAATTCAACCATCAGGCCGAGCCGATTTAATTACTTTGCCTACATGAGGACTTGTTCTTCATACCCAAGCGCTTGAGAAGAATTACAAGGAATGCTAAAGCAAAACGTCATATCCCCATACATGCAAAATTCTGTGGCGAACACAGTATCACTTGATTAAATTAGCAAACATTTTACTAATAAACTTATTTAATATTGGACTGGTAGCGTAATTAAGTTCGAATCTTAACTTCTGCAGCTAAAATCGACTGCTAATGTGATAATTAACAAGTTCATTCGTGCATGGTTCTTCCAAGGTACAATTGTTTCAAAgatattaaaatataaaattaaacaGGACTCtactaaaaaaaataactttaaaaaatttaaagccAAAAACTCAATATAAACATATAATGTTAATGTGAACTTCTCTTTATCAATTTATGGATACGTTATTGCTCCCATTTGCCAAAGATCCTAACATTATTGGTGCAGCAACTTTGTCTTTAAactaccatatatatatatatatatatatatataattccaAAATACATTTAAGCACATAGAATAGGATGCTTTGTCAATTTTTTTACTAGAAATTAAACTAATAAGATACTTTATCTGCACAACCAACAGATTATCATCTAAACATATATAAAATGTTTTACAATCTTTGCCGACTTGCAAAGTAGAAACAAAATGGAGGATGCAAAACAACAAGAAAGtaccaaataaaaaataattctttatcATTTTTCAGTTATTTGTAAATGTAAAGAGAATCAGAAATCCACTGGAGTGACGAAACAAAACAATATGTCAGCGAATAGGTTGAAAAAGACCAGATTACTAATTACTAGTATTATTATACAGATACGTGACATAGAGCACGTGATTGAATTGACTGCCGAAGTCGACAAATCGCCACCCCCCGTTAAAAAACGCTATTGTGACCCGGGACCCGCTTTTTAAATTCGGCACGCGTTTTTTATGCCAGTTGATCCGTCGAGCTCGTGTTCTTTACTTTTTGAGGTGAACTAGTTGACACTTGACAAGGTGCCAGTTGCAGTTCGCAGTAAACTTTTAAACTGGAAAATGTCTGAAATCAACTAACTGTCCCTAGTTGTCTCTTTGACTCCACTCGTAAGCCCATCCAACCTGCCctatatatatacaaatatatatatgtgaatTGGAAACTGAAAGTTGAAACCATCCCATATATTTCCAGCATCAATCATCTACCTTCTTCTTGCTTATTCATTTTGCTCTCCATCATATATCTTCTCGTCTTTCTAATATTATTTTGGTCATATATGGCTTCTGTTGAATATACCTTTTGGTTGCAAGTTCTGCAAAAAGGGTTTGGATTCTTGTTCTTCGGTTTCACaatcttgttttcatttttatcagTTTTGGTCTATATCTTGAGATTGAAGCCATGGTGTAGCTGTGATTCGTGTAGAAGTTATTTGACTTCGAGCTGGTCGCATGAGTTTAACAATCTTTGCGATTGGTATTCTCATCTTCTACAGAAAAGCCCGACTGGGACAATTCATGTTCATGTTCTTAGCAACATCATCACTGCCAATCCCAAGAATGTTGAGTATATTATCAAGACACGGTTTGAGAATTTCCCAAAAGGGAAGCCTTTCTCTGCTCTTTTGGGTGATCTTTTGGGCCGTGGAATATTCAATGTTGACGGCGAATCGTGGAAGTTTCAACGCAAAATGGCCAGTTTGGAGCTGGGAAGTGTCTCAACAAGGTCATACGCGTTCCAGATTGTTGCAAATGAAATCCGGACAAGGCTTGTACCTCTCTTGTCATCAGTTGCAGGTAAAGAAGGCAAAGTTTTGGATTTGCAAGATGTGCTTAGGCGATTCTCCTTCGACACAATCTGCAAATTTTCATTCGGGATGGATCCTTCTTGTCTTGAGTCATCCCTCCCGGTTTCGGAATTGGCAAATGCATTTGATCTTGCTACACAATTATCAGCTGCGAGAGCAATCTCAGCTTCCCCCTTGATTTGGAAGCTGAAGAGGTTTCTCAATATAGGAAGCGAGAAGAAGCTCAAAGAAGCCCTTAAATTGGTGAATTCCCTCGCGGAGGGAGTCATCAAACAGAAGAGAAACATGGGTTTTTCTTCCCAGCAAGACCTCTTATCGCGATTCATGGGCAGCATTGAAGATGACAAGTATCTAAGAGACATCATAGTTAGCTTCCTTTTGGCGGGGCGAGACACGGTTGCTTCTGCCTTGACCTGTTTCTTTTGGTTACTGGCAAAGCATCCAGAGGTTAAACAAGCAATTCTTGACGAATCAAATCATATCATGGGTGAAAATATTTCAGCAGACAACCTCGCGAGCTTCGAGCAAATGCAGAAGATGCATTATTTGCAAGCAGCAATTTACGAGAGCATGAGGCTATATCCACCAGTTCAGTTTGATTCGAAGTATTGTCAAGAAGATGATGTTCTTCCTGATGGTACTTTTGTCAAGAAAGGCACAAAGGTGACTTATCACCCTTATGCAATGGGTAGAATGCAAAGCATTTGGGGTCCTGATTGCCTTGAATTCAAGCCAGAAAGATGGTTGCAAGATGGGAGATTCAAGCCAGAAAGTCCATTCAAGTATCCAGTTTTCCAAGGTGGCCTTAGGGTTTGTTTGGGCAAGGACATGGCCCTGGTGGAGATGAAAAGTATTGCTCTCTCATTAATCAGGCAATTTGAAATCCAAGTTAACGCCCCAACAAGTGATACACCTAGATTCATGCCAGGATTAACAGCCAGTGTTAGAGGTGGACTTCAAGTACAGATTCAAGAAAGAAGAACGAAATCCAGCTAGGCAGACCATCCTGTTCATCTGGTCCATTTTAGCCTCGTCAAGAAAATGATCGATGTTCAAATTAACGTGCCAACCATTAATCGGCTGAACATCTTGCAACACAAGTATCATATCACCCCCAAAGCAAAAtcaagatctttttttttttttggggggcatGAGATTTTCCTTGAAATGGAGATTGAAGGCCAAATTAATGCTCATTCTGGCCTTGAAGAAACCTCTGAATTTCACACCACAAAGACCAGAACACGAGTTGTAGATTTAGCAGGAGCAGATTTGTAACCAATAGACATGTTGACATGGACTAATATTTTACGTATTCTGCAATGGGTACAAAAAGAATATACTAGTATATAGTCTGTGCCATTGTGGATCTGGGCATGACTTGATCATTACCTATAAAAGAATGTTACAATATTGCGGGTTTCGTATTGGGTGACCTCATAATTCTTGTACACGTCTGAACAATTTATGTGGCACCTGCCTGGGTTGTGTGGTACAAATTTATCGAAGCCtatcatttgtttttttttttttttgtttttggcctTTTGGCTTTGTCATTTGTTTTTATGGAAATTGTCATCATGTATACATCAAACGAATTATGGTATGAGGACAAATGCCCATTATCTGTTTAActgaatataataaaatttgGTTGGAAGAATGCCCACAAATTGTCTATCCACCTGTCAGAGTTGGAAGAATATGATAAAATTTGGGATCATAATTCATGTGGGATGAAGATGCCATGTACTTATCTTGAGATTCTTGAAGATTTTGCTGCAAGGCAACCTTTGTTTATTTGGATTATTTAAACTTTATAGACTTGACTTAATGGTTTGAATTCCAATGGGTGACATTGTACAATGGACTGCCGCCTCcattatttaatttctagaagTAATTGCTATTTTGAatccattaaaagaaaaaaagtgacCTTCTCTTTGTTCGTCAATGAAAGTTAATTTAAGGTATTTGTGGTCATTGTATGGTATGCGTACAGACCCAATTATAAGTAACAATGGTTTGAAACTATTTGCACTATCTAAGATTTCACTTTTTTCAAATAAAGTGAGATCACTTTGTGTAGCTTCTTGgtttactatatatatatatatatatatatatatatatatatatatactcaaaatTTTTAGTGAAGATGTAATAAAATTCAAGGGATAATTTCTGAAACCTCCGGTGAGGTTTTTGATAATTGTAACTACATCCCttgagatttaaaaaattacagaaaCCTCCTTTAGAAAGTATGTTTTGATAGCAAATGGTGATGTAAGCATATCCTATATTACCCCTATTTGATTTACAccataaattaaatgacaaaagaaatcaaatatcAGCATTACTCGCTacgtaaaaaaatttaaagtaatTCTTTAAAGCAAAATTTAGGCGATGTTTCAAGACACCATTTTTAATgtttgacttcttttttttctttttgccaaGTAAGTTGTGAATTTGCTCCAAAAAAGTTCATCCTAGCTACTAGTTggttatttataaaactaagcAAGGAGTCCATTTAAATGACCTAGAAATTGAATATAATATATTAAGTGAGATGAGGTGAGAGTTTTTGGATAAGGAAATATTTgcaaaatatgattttttttttctttacaccCACTTTTTACTTAGAATTCGCAGAGTTGTCAAGGCTATTATAGTCTTTTCATAACATTAAGGAAGGTAAGTATAGTTTTTCAAATCTCAAGGGGTAGCTGCAATTGTCAGAAACATAAGGGAAGTTTATCAAATTATCCCAAAATTCAAATGGTCCACTTTGGATCAACAATTCCCAACCACCAAAAATGGGGGCGGCCTGAAATTCACGAGGGTCGGCGTACAGACGATGTCGGTTGGTTTATGGGTATTCTTTAATAGAAGCATTCATGTGTCAACTTTCAACCTGTGAGCTTTGAGAATGGTGCTTGGCGGTGATGCAGTCGACAAGTCAACTGAAGATATTTAAGTGTTAATCATGAATAGGCTGAACTAACAAGTGCAATTAATGATAAAATAATCCACTTAAAAAAGGTGCATTACGCGCGTTAATGAGAATCATTGCTCTTAATCTAAATCAGAATTAAGAAAAGACAAAAaccatttttccaaaaataaaaaataaaaattcaatttGGTATGCGAACAGAGGACTACTACTTCCCAGATCTCAAATTGAgccccaaaaaaattttttttgtttcatttggcAATTGCAGAAAAAGCTAAACAtagaagaaaattaaaattttgagaaaagggaTTTATATTTAGGTAAATTTAAAAGTGACAaggctgatttttttttttttggctgtgaAGAGGAAAGGAAATCAAACCTTGGAAGGCATAAATGTATTTGCATCCCTAATTAATTCTCTCTGTATGCTTCAGACGTGATTAAATTAATGAGCCACGTGTGATTAACTAGCCTTCCTAGGTAGGACCTGTTGAGATTGAGTGGAATAGTTAGATTTACGACAAGAATAGAAATTGGTTTTAACTATTTATAGAGGTATGGTACAAAGGttaattgttattattattattttaacaaTGGTTAATTGTCACTTTTGGTATCAAGTATTAGGGTCCTACTGGTGCAAAGATAACATACTTTTTTCACAATCATTGATTGATTTAGTAgtagggagaaaaaaaaaaaaaaggctaaacACTTCCACAAGATTGATGCTTTGATTTGATCCAAGCATTTTACACAGTTGATAGCTTGAGCTTTCTTTTCACAAACCATGATTGGCAAATTTTATTCTtcacaaataaatgaaatgctgCCATATTAGCACAATGTTTTAGATTAGCATAATTTCTAAAACGGCATAATGTTCCTAAGAGGATGTACCAGGACTAGCTTAACAGTATTTTCTTTTCGTGGGAAAGCACATGtatggaagaaaaagaaagaagaacaaaAGTTGCCATAAGTATGGGAAGAGGCAAATGACATTGGCAATTTACCATAGTCAAAATTTCAATAGTacattaaaaatgaataaaaatggcAAGACAACctatttcaaatcaatttttggtggtatttgatttgaattaaaaagaGTAACTTTgtgttttattaaaaaaattattgtaataTTAAACTTTTGAATTTTGGTAGACTTGTGAGATGACAAAGGATTGCGAAATTAGGGCTTATAATGAATTAAATCTAAAGGGGGACCGGTTGGGTCACCAAATTTGAGAAATCTGTATTTGGGCCATGAGGCCTCCCAAATTGGATCTTATTTCTTTGTACTGTGGGATTGTTAAACAGAACCAAAACACACTGGAGAATCAAGTAGGTCAATGGATAGGGTTTGAATTGGATCATTTTGATACAAATTTAAACCTATTAAATTTAGTTAGATCCAGATCCAGATTCGAACCTTTATGGGTCTGAAAAAATAATTCTAGTCTTAGACCCTCGTAGATCTAAGTATCCAATGGATATCCATTGTATTTTTCTAAACGTAttaaagtaaaaatattttaaaaaatatagagTTGAAAAAATAACATGAATACCATTcaagttttattttcaaataataaatttaatatttaaaaagttgaatgcaatattatgaacttaaaaaagaattatgaTCGACCacttctatttatttttaaaactttaactGTATCCACGTCCAATCTTTCATTTATTGCCtttactttttctccttttcttaaaaaaatttataccaaTTATAATGACAATTAAAATTagttagaaaaaagaaaacaatcataAAGTGTTGCTGCATTCGATCCAACAGTCATAGAATATTAAcctattttataaatttactaatatacataaatgcatacatatatatatatatatatatatctatatgtgtgtgtgtgtatatatacacacacacacatccatacatacatatacacatGAGTCTGAATAGAGACTAATATGGAATTGGATCTTGGTATGAATTATAGAAAATTAAACCCTACCCAAACCCATAATTTTCTTACGGGGTTTGAGTCTGAGTAGAGCTTAGGTTTGAAAATTCAAATCTAAACCTTATTCAAGTATACTAGGTTTGGGTTAGATTTGGGTAAAATTTGACGTATATATTGACATGCCTAAACTCACAAGTTGCATAGATTTCAAATTGATCCATGGCCTATTTTCAGACAAATGTTTACATTTTTTCTTGAAACAGTAAGTTGACAAATGTCAAACGCACCATTTTGTATATTTCTTAGTTTGGATGATCACTAATTCCCCTAGCCCTCTTGCCACAAACACCATACAAGACCAAACAAGGtccaatttattcaaaatttatactaaaaaagaaaaaaaagaagttgtCAATAAAATTGAGCTAAAATTCTCTATCC
This window contains:
- the LOC113689480 gene encoding cytochrome P450 94C1, with the translated sequence MASVEYTFWLQVLQKGFGFLFFGFTILFSFLSVLVYILRLKPWCSCDSCRSYLTSSWSHEFNNLCDWYSHLLQKSPTGTIHVHVLSNIITANPKNVEYIIKTRFENFPKGKPFSALLGDLLGRGIFNVDGESWKFQRKMASLELGSVSTRSYAFQIVANEIRTRLVPLLSSVAGKEGKVLDLQDVLRRFSFDTICKFSFGMDPSCLESSLPVSELANAFDLATQLSAARAISASPLIWKLKRFLNIGSEKKLKEALKLVNSLAEGVIKQKRNMGFSSQQDLLSRFMGSIEDDKYLRDIIVSFLLAGRDTVASALTCFFWLLAKHPEVKQAILDESNHIMGENISADNLASFEQMQKMHYLQAAIYESMRLYPPVQFDSKYCQEDDVLPDGTFVKKGTKVTYHPYAMGRMQSIWGPDCLEFKPERWLQDGRFKPESPFKYPVFQGGLRVCLGKDMALVEMKSIALSLIRQFEIQVNAPTSDTPRFMPGLTASVRGGLQVQIQERRTKSS